The DNA segment AGCTGGGCAGGCTCACCACCGGCCTCAGCGAACATTTTTTCGCGCTGGGCACAGATCATCGCGTGGTCACCCGTTTGCAACCGACGCACCATCAGGCCGGAAAAATCGATTGTGCGGGGAGTCTCGTTCATAACTTGCACCTAGGCCGGGCCGTCGATGCTAAAGCAGGCAGGCAGCTGGCATAAGCTACAGATGGGGGCCAATCGGACCATACAGAGGAAAATCCCGGCACACCCTGTCACAAGGGTCTGCCGCCGAGGGCGCTGCGCGAAGGCTATGAGCTGATCAGTCAGACCCTGGTGCTCGCGTTGATGGGGCGCTAATCGACGCTGCTACGGGTTGCCTGCTAAGGTGTGCGCCCCACCTCGCAGCAAAGGAATGAGCGAATGATTACCTGCCACCTCAGATACGTCATCGACCCCTACCAGATCCCTGCCTTCGAGCACTACTCACGGTTGTGGATTCATCTGGTCAACCGCATGGGCGGCACCCACCATGGTTATTTCCTGCCTTGCGAGGGCGCCAACAATATCGCCTACGCACTGTTCAGTTTCCCAAGCCTTGCGGCGTACGAACAGTACCGCAAAGATTCTGAAACCGATCCAGAATGCATCGCCGCGTTCGCCCTGGCGACCGAGCAGCGGTTCATTCTGAGTTATGAGCGAAGCTTCCTGCGGCCGGTGCTCGACTAAGCCATTAGCCTTACTGAAAAGAACTACAGCTCGCTAGCGCGGCAGGTAGCCCAGTTGCCAAGCCCTGGGGATGAAGGCGCAGACCAAAGCCAGTACGCTGGCCAGCGCGCCACTGCCAATCAGCGCAATCAGCCCCAGCCGTTGTTGCAACCAAGCCCCCAGCGCGGCGCCCAGCAACATGCCAGTCCAAGGCACCAACTGCACCCGCCAGCCATTGCGCCGCTCGCCCAGCAGCCAGCGCCCAAGCCCGCGACCGAAGCGTGACAGCGCACCGGTCACATAGGTCAGGCCGATCGGCAGGCCATTCACTTGCTCGACCACGGCATTGATCATGCCCATGGCCAGGATCGCCGTGAGCAGCGCTGGCAATGCCGTCGGTACCGGCCACAGGCCAGCGCTGGTCAGCAGGCTGGCGACAATCAACAGCACCGGCCAGGCCTTGCGCTTGAAGCTGCGCACCAGCATCACGCCAAGGGCATTGCCGACCACGAAGCCAACAATCGCCAGCGCCAGACGCACCACCAGGGCCAGATCGGCCTGGCTGATGGCTGCGGCCAAGCGGGTGGTGTTGCCACTCATGAACGAGACGAAATCGCCCATCGCCAATAGGCCGATGGCATCGGTCATTCCCGCCAGCACCGACAGCCCGGCGACCAGGCCCAAGCCGACGCGCCCGCGCAAGCGTTGCAACCTGGCGCGTTTGGCACTGTGCAGGTAAGCGGTATGGGTGAGCATGGGCGGGTCGATCTCCCTTCAGACGGTGGGCAACACTGGCGATGCAAGGTTCGCCTGATGCCTGAGCCAATCGATGAACGCGGATACCGGCGCACGCTGCAAGGCATTCGGGCGAGCAACCGCGTAATAGGCGAAGCGCGCGGGCCAGGGCAGGTCCAGCACCACCACCAACCTGCCACTTTGTAACTCTTCCTGGGCATGATTGTCTTGCACCAGAGCAATGCCCTGGCCCATCGCCGCTGCGCGCAATAACAACAGATCCTCATCAAAGCTCGGCCCGCGCCTGACCCTGCTGTCAGGCTCCACGCCATGCGCCTGTAGCCATAGTGCCCAGTCGGCGCGGTCGGAGTCTTGCAACAGCGGATAGTGCAGGCAATCCGCCGGACTCTGGATGGCCGGGCCTTTGCCCAGTAATGCGGGGCTGGCGACTGGCAGCAGCACCGGGGCCAGCAATGCAATCGACTCAAGCCCCGGATAGTGCCCCAGGCCATGGCGCAAGGCGATGTCGACGCGCTCATGGTGCAAATCCACCAGCTGCGCCGTGGCCTCCACCCGCACTTCGATGCCCGGGTGCCGGGCACTGAAATCGGCCAGCCGCGGCACCAGCCAGCACGACGCAAAAGACGGCACGGTACTCACGGTCAGGGTTTGCTCGGCCGTCATTGCCTCAAGCTCAGCCAGGGCGTTTTCAATCTGGCCGAAACCGCGCAGCAAACCTGGATGCAAACGCGCTCCTGCTTCGGTCAGTTGTACGCCCTGGCGACTGCGCAGCAGCAGCGTAGCGCCCAGCCGGTCTTCAAGTTGGCGAATCTGTTGGCTGATCGCCCCAGGCGTCACCCCCAACCGGTGCGCAGCGGCCTTGAGGCTACCCAGGCGCGCGGTTTCAGTGAATGCCCGCAGGGCCAGTAAAGGAAGCACAGCGCCCATCAAGCCACTCCTTGGTTTAGAAAAACTAACGCTTAAGCGCAGGACATATCGTTTTTCAGCTGCCTACCCGGCCCACTAGCATGGCTGGCAACACTCGTCGCTGACATTAGCCTGCCTGAGGTAAGTGGTCCATGCCTGATCCCGATCTGATTCTCTACACCGACAGCTCCCCCAATGGCTTCAAGATCACCATCGCCCTGGAAGAAATGGGCCTGGCGTACAGCCTGCGGCATGTACGCATCGAGCAAGGGCATCAGCACCATGCCGATTTTCTTGCACTTAACCCGTATGGACGGATCCCGGTGCTGGTCGACCGCAGCAGCGGCATCACCCTGTTCGAGTCCGCCGCGATTCTGTTGTACCTCGCTGACAAGAGCGGCCAGCTGCTCGACCGCCAGCCTCAAGCGCACTGGCAGACCATCACCTGGTTGATGTTCCACAGCGCCAGCATGGGGCCGTTGCTAGGCCAGCGGGTGCATTTCGAACTGTTCGAACAGACCCGCAATGAGCCAGCCATCAACCGCTACCGGCAGCTCAGCGAAACCGCCTTGGCCACGCTCGACCAGCATTTGGCCAACCGTTTGTGGCTAGCCGGTGATGCCTTCTCGATTGCCGATATCGCCAGCTTCGGCTGGATGCACATCGCCCGTGTGATCGACTTCGACTTCAGCCACCACCGC comes from the Pseudomonas urmiensis genome and includes:
- a CDS encoding NIPSNAP family protein; this encodes MITCHLRYVIDPYQIPAFEHYSRLWIHLVNRMGGTHHGYFLPCEGANNIAYALFSFPSLAAYEQYRKDSETDPECIAAFALATEQRFILSYERSFLRPVLD
- a CDS encoding YoaK family protein — its product is MLTHTAYLHSAKRARLQRLRGRVGLGLVAGLSVLAGMTDAIGLLAMGDFVSFMSGNTTRLAAAISQADLALVVRLALAIVGFVVGNALGVMLVRSFKRKAWPVLLIVASLLTSAGLWPVPTALPALLTAILAMGMINAVVEQVNGLPIGLTYVTGALSRFGRGLGRWLLGERRNGWRVQLVPWTGMLLGAALGAWLQQRLGLIALIGSGALASVLALVCAFIPRAWQLGYLPR
- a CDS encoding LysR substrate-binding domain-containing protein, encoding MGAVLPLLALRAFTETARLGSLKAAAHRLGVTPGAISQQIRQLEDRLGATLLLRSRQGVQLTEAGARLHPGLLRGFGQIENALAELEAMTAEQTLTVSTVPSFASCWLVPRLADFSARHPGIEVRVEATAQLVDLHHERVDIALRHGLGHYPGLESIALLAPVLLPVASPALLGKGPAIQSPADCLHYPLLQDSDRADWALWLQAHGVEPDSRVRRGPSFDEDLLLLRAAAMGQGIALVQDNHAQEELQSGRLVVVLDLPWPARFAYYAVARPNALQRAPVSAFIDWLRHQANLASPVLPTV
- a CDS encoding glutathione S-transferase family protein; its protein translation is MPDPDLILYTDSSPNGFKITIALEEMGLAYSLRHVRIEQGHQHHADFLALNPYGRIPVLVDRSSGITLFESAAILLYLADKSGQLLDRQPQAHWQTITWLMFHSASMGPLLGQRVHFELFEQTRNEPAINRYRQLSETALATLDQHLANRLWLAGDAFSIADIASFGWMHIARVIDFDFSHHRHLSEWFARVEQRPAVQRGIRLPEPATGA